The DNA region tggtaagacaacgATGGCTAGAGCGGTCTATAACTCAATTGCTTATCAGTTTAAAGATAGTTGTTTTCTTGCAAACGTTAGAGAAACTTCTAAGCAAGAATGTGGTCTAGTCCAATTGCAAGAGACACTTCTTTCTGAGATCCTATGCAACTCAATTTTGAAGGTTGGCACTATTGATCGAGGAATCAATGTCATAAAGGAAAGGCTTCGTTGTAGAAAGGTTCttttagttcttgatgatgtggatcagtTGGTCCAATTAGAAACATTATCTGGAGAAAATaattggtttggtttaggaagtagaatcattataACAACAAGAGATGAACACTTACTAATTAAGCATAAAGTTGATTTAAGACACAAAATGAATGAATTGGATCACAATGAAGCTCTCCAGCTCTTTAGTCAACACGCCTTCCAAAGTGACAAACCTAATGATGATTTTGTGGAACTCACAGAACATGCATTACGTTATGCTGGAGGCCTCCCATTAGCTTTAACAGTGCTAGGTTCTGATCTATATGGTAAAGATATACAGTATTGGAAAAGTGCATTGGAAAAGTACAAAAGAATTCCTGAGAAAAATATTtcagaaaaacttaaaataagttatgatggattAGTGGAAAGTGAGCagaatattttccttgacattgcGTGTTTCTTCAAAGGGAAGGATGCAAAATATGTCACCAACATACTCAACAGTTGTGGTTTCTCTCCAGATATTGGTATTAAAGTGCTTATGGATAAGTCTCTCATAACTATTGATGAGTCTAATAGATTGCTCATGCATGACTTGTTGCAAGACATGGGCAGAGAAATTGTTCATCAAGAATCACCCAAAGAGCCTGGCAAACGCAGTAGGTTGTGGTTTCATGAAGACGTTCGTTATGTACTAGAAGAAAATATGGTAAGACTcacatcaaaaaattattttaattttacatttgtAAAAATGAAGGGAGAAATACACATACACATGAGCATACACGCTTGCGTGTGGACACACACCCATACACAATGCACATACACAACACAACCATTTGATCAATCTtcacaaaagaaacaaaatgtgTTTTTCAAGCTGAGCCGTTTCAGTAAAATTTCCTCCCAAACAAATTTTGTCTgctaatttaacagattttgttaGTGTGACACTTACTTAAATATGAGacgtgtcacaattttattagttcTAATATTTCACGCTATTGGAATCTGTTAAGCCAGTTGACAGAATTTAGTTGTagaaactaaattatttttttgacatactcCAGAGACCTTTGAGctcattttgatattttttttggcatactccAGAGACCTCTGAgctcattttgataccataaggAGTTAGTAGTAAATTAAGTAAACCAcatggactgattttgcattttccctatatatatatatatatattgaaagagagagagagagagagagaattataattctagaaaattgtaaaatatgaagaagtttatgttttgattttgttaacACACTTATGCATTGTCTTATTAGGgaacaaacaaaattgaaggcATATTAATAAATTTGCCTGAACAAGACTTGATATGCTTAAGCTCCAAAGCCTTCATGAAGATGAAAATGCTCAGATTGTTTATAAATCATAATGCATGCTTTTATGGAAGGCCCACTTATCTCTCTAATGAGCTACGATTGCTTGATTGGCCTAGATGTCCTCTACAATCTTTGCCATCCAATTTTCATGGAAAGAAACTCGTTGtttttaaaatagataatagTCCCTTGAAAGAACTGAAGCATGGATTCAAGGTACAACTACTATTTTCtacatttatttcttttagatTATGTTGTGAACTTCTTTAAAGCTAATTTctcccttcttttctttccagAATTTACAAAACATGAGGATTATGGCACTCACCAAGTGCAATTTCTTGACAAAAATACCTAATGTTTCAGAGATTCCAAATTTAGAAGAGTTTACTCTTTCTGAATGTAACAATTTAGTTGAGGTTCATGACTCTCTCGGATTCCTTGATAAGCTTTCTTATTTGGCAGTTCGCTTATGCTCTAACCTTATCAATTTGCCAAGAAGCCTCAAATTGAGATCTCTAGAAATGCTTTTCCTTGAGGGATGCTCAAGTCTTCAGAAGTTTCCTGAAATTGAGATTAAAATGGAATGCTTAAGGGACATTACATTAAATAACACAGCCATAAAAGAATTGCCTTCATCCATTGGATATCTGACTGGACTTCGCCAATTATATCTAAGAGATTGTAAAAACCTTATGCGTCTTCCAAGTAGCATTATTCAATTGCAACATCTAGAGATTCTCTCTCTCGCAAATTGTTCGGAACATGTTGAGCTTCCAACAAAGATCAAGGATGAAAGACAGTCCATGCCCTCATATGTGTCTGTGAAGGGATCTGAAATTTCATCAAGTACAGAATTATTATCATTGCCACTTCCAACAAATTCAAGCATATTAAATGATGGTTGCTCCTCAATAGGGTTTCCGGCACTGACACATTTGGATCTTGAAGATTGTCATATATCAAAATCAGATTTTCTTGCGACACTTAATTGTTCTTCCACTTTAGAACATTTATTTCTATCAAGGAGTGATATTATTTGTCTTCCTGCTTGCATCAGAAGTCTTGTTGGATTGAAGTCCCTTCGATTGGAAGATTGCAAGCAGCTTCAAGAAATTTTAGAACTTCCACCAAATATAGAAGATATAGATGCTAGTGGATGTGTTTCATTGGAAAATTTTCCTGAAGtatcaaaaatatatcaattcaATACAAGCAAGTTACAAGCTTTAGAATGGATTGACTTGTCCAGATGCTACAAAATGCTTGTGAATATGGGGAACCAAGTAGCAAATCCTTCATGGGATGAGGTATATGTCTCTCTCTTCTATGTGTTTCTATGTGCCTTGGTTATATTGCTGcaaattcataatatttttttaacaggGACATCTTAAGGACCACGTTGGTGGCATTATATTTCCGGGAAATAAGATTCCAAACTGGTTCAACTATTGTAACGAGACTTCAAATAGTAAGTCATGTGAAATAGACATTACTGGGCACCTGCATTTGAATGAGATTAAAGGAATTGTTGTTTGTGTTGTTATGGGAACCAAACCTCTAATCTCCTCAGAAGACCCCACTACTTATATCCGTGTTAACATCATTAATGAAGGCGTCTCAACTCTTATTGGAGACAGAGGACTTAATTTCATAGGCTCAGATCATGTATGGTTGGAGTACTTCGTTTTAGAATCTTCTGAATTAAAGGGAGACAATCTGCGAGTTAAGTTTTATAGTCCTTCAGATTCAGTGCTATTTAAAAGTTGCGGAGCCCATCTAATACACAGGCATGAAGAGAAAGCAAATGATCATCCAGGTGTGCTCCATGAGGATATTAATTACCATTTGGATGTACCCaatgaagaaattcaaaattcagtAACATATGGTATTCAACTTTCTAAGAGGCGCCGTGACGATGAAGATCACAACTTGGATTCCAATTGGTACCCACAACAGAAGAGGCATTCCTCGGATAACTCCCAACACTAAAACCCCCCAACATTTTCCAGTAAGGACCCCTTAAtgcttgttatttatttatttatttattttggtagGTTAATTGCTCGATATAGTGGGTTTAGTGGGCTGTTTGCAGCTTTTGGGTTCACTCTTGATGCTAGTAGTAGTAGTAGATATTACTAGTTATCTAATGCCATTAAGCTCCAGCATTTTGCATATTGATTTGTTCACTTATAATCATGGAAAAAGGTTTTTCTGGTTTGGAGATGGTGTTTAGGGTGCAAATGACAAATGGGATTCCATACGAGAATGCATGGGAAATATTTAGCATCATTTGACTTTGAATGAAACCACCTCAGTTCCCAGATATGGATTTAGAAGGAAATCCTGCTCTCCAGGGATACCAGATGCCTGCTGAGTGGGAAATTCACACTATGAtcaattttttggttttataatgacataataatgttATTCAGgtaacttacaaaaaaaaaaaaaaaagttattcagGTTGATGGGtcatgatttattattattattattattattatttaaaaaaaacatgatggGCTTGAAGTGTGGTGTTATGAATGgggcttaaaaataaattattctgTTTAACGATCTGCTCGATACTCGTTCGGATAAATTAGAagctcgattattaaatgagacaTATCCGTATAAACtcaaagtaatgctagaagttcttcccatatttttcttgtgtccctctaaaattgatgtaccttttaaaattaaaattaaattaaaattcaatagtagagAATAGAGATTTAGGGTGAATGGTGAAAATTTTAAAGCCACATTAATTTTAGAAGAACACAAAAAATGCATAAGAAAGACTTCAAGCATTACTCGTAAACTCTATATCTTGTTCATAGATGTTTGTATCGTAAACTCTATATCTCGTTCATAgatgtttgtatatatatatataccgatGGAGCGCAAGTTGTAAATGAGTTCGCACATTCCAACCCGTGCTAGTTTAATgaggaatgttaggcttacaaacaaattttacagaaacaaacttttacaacatgattaaaaatgaaataaatttaacttttgataaacccaatcatattatgccacatcatgttgtaatatcttttttgtaaaatttatttgtaagcctagcatttttctgattatatatatatatatatatatatatatatatattgtcataacaaatttggaaaaatgGGTGAGAACTAGGctacaacaaaatcaaattctttttaCACTCATaggtagtttttaaaatcaaagaTAATTCCGACCCGCATTATTCACGCGGGTTGGAATGTTTGAACTCTTTGACAACTTATACTCCCATCAGTATTTTCGCAACAAGAACAGACGCCCGCCCCGGATAGGATTACGATACACCCTTGTCCAAACACTCGCAAACCGAACGTATAGGAATTAGGAAGTTAGGCACCCCCTTATTTCTCTTTTACTTCATTCCTTCTCTTAAAACCCTAAGCACACTTTCTTCTCCAAACGGCTGCCTCAGCTCTGCTCTGACACTCCTGCGATTCCCACCGGAAAAATGGTAAGCCCACGCTTCCTCAAATCCTTTCGTTTCCTTATTTTCTCGCTGTTTGGaaaaaattgaggaaaaatTGGAGAAGATTTTAGATTCTCTTTAATGTCGATATAGTGTAGTTTTCACTCTTCTAGGTCTGATGTAGTGTAGTTTTCTTTTGGATGTTTTGTCAACAGCCAAATTGAGAATTGTCTATGTGATAGTCGCATGTTATAAAAAATTCGAATTTTTAGTACTTGAATGAAGCAAAATGAGCTCGTTTGGCAAATTGatttctgtttctgtttctgAAAACTATTTTcgagaacaaaaacaaaaaataattttttgttgttttttcgcTAGAAAAGCGTTTGGCAAACTATTTCCGAGAACCTTTTCTGAAAACAATTTCTGAAAATTTGCTACAACCTCATTTCACCAATACCAAACAATAAGTTGAATCTGAGACCCAAAACCTATCAAAAtggtatgtgtgtgtgtgtgtgtgtgtgtgtatatatatataatgggatGAAACCCAACAAAACATATGAGATAAAGAGAAAACTATTATGAAAGTAAAGCAAGTAGGGCTGTAAATGAACGTAACTATTCATGAACATACTTGGGCTGAGCTTGATCATTAAACGATACATATCGTATGAACCCTCaactcatatatatttattaatatttacatatatatgtatatatatgtatatatattaataaaaatagcTTATATAGTATATTAGTTATTAAGTAACAATAGTAACAACAGCTTATTAGGCTCTCTCCCTATATATATCTAAATCAATGTGATATTACATGCCCTAACTTTAAAGATGACAAATGAATATTTCAAGATTCTTATgttataaaagaacaaaaaatatttattagtgttgttttaattgtttttctcACTAATTTTTGGTTCAGATACCAAGCGGGAGGTAAATCCATATAATATTTGGGGGACAATTGATTTAACATTCATGATGGCAATTTGGTTTCATGATTTTATATCggtttttcttgttcttctgatagGCACCAAAGAAGGAAAAGGCTCCTCCTCCGTCCTCGAAGCCAGCCAAATATGGGGgagggaagcagaagaagaaggtaAGATAAGGTTTTTGGATCCAGAATTGGCTTTGAAGATTTTGgctgtgttttttgtttttggttgaaaagtgtTCTGAAGTTGCATAAAGGTGTAAACAAAAGAGataaaaccaaaattttaactAATGGAGCCTTTGATTTTCTGTAGTGGTCAGATGATAGATTGTAGGAATAGGTCATGTGGGTTCTTGGCTTCTTAGAAATTTCTTGAAttcaattttaatataaaatatggGTTTGATACTATGAATAATATTGGTGTAATATACAGAAATGGAGCAAgggaaaacaaaaggagaaggtGAACAACATGATTTTGTTTGACAAGGCAACCTATGACAGACTTCTTACAGAAGTTCCGAAGTACAAGCTTATCACCCCGTCCGTCTTGTCGGACAGATTGAGGGTACTGTCTGAGCTTGGCATTTCTTTCTATATTTCTTCATGTTATATGTGGTCATCATCTATGTTATGGGCATTAAAAAACCATTAAACGGCATTCCCATGGTTACCATTTCTATAAGTTTTGATATTTAAAGGttaaatattttctcttttcatatttgtttttttataaatgtaTGTTGTTTGCATGGGACAAATATAAGGCGTATAATGCCTACAAAATGTAGTTGGGTATATTGAAACCACGATTTGATTTGATACTTGTAAACACGGTTCAGGCATGTTAACTTACTTGATTTGGTAGATCTCTTGTAGTCATTTTTTGCACTTAAAGCACGTATGACATGCTGTAGTGCAGTTAATGTTGGGTTAGGCTGTTGTTGGTGGAAACATGGTTTAGAGATCAAGCATCTTGAGTAAAACTTACATTATTCAGCTGGTCTTATAATCActttttgtatttgaattttgtttagataAGCTGTATTTGAGTAGGGGTTTATGCCATTATGTTGGTAGTGAAGATATGTTTGAGTTTGATTGCCATGACCATGGCTTTGGTATTATTTTGTTGCTCTCAAAAGAGAAGTTACTTGGAATACAATAATTGCCACTTCAGTTTTTTTCCCTAGGCCATTGGTGGTCAGGCAAATCAAGGGTAGCATTGAAACTTTTTCAAAACTTCAGTTATTGGATTGACTCAATTGATATTTTATAGACGAAATCGAAATTGAAATCAGACACATAGTTCAAGGACCAAAATTGGTGTTTGCCCTTTGGGCAAACTACTCATGatacaatttaaatcaaaaatagaatttattattttttgttttatgcatGTCCCTGTCCCTCCGCGGTCTTTTTATATACTAGTCATTGTTCTTTTAGCATGCTGTTTAAGTTGATTTCCTTCTCTTGACCATTATCAGGTTAGTGGATCATTGGCCCGCCGCGCAATTAAGGATCTGATGTCAAGAGGTTCAATTAGGCTGGTATCTGCTCATGCAAGCCAGCTGATCTATACCAGAGCCACCAATACTTGAAGATTAagagtttttgtttctttcgtTGAGGGAGAGCTAATTACCATTCTTCCAAGATAGTGGAACTAGGTCCTTTATTATATTGTGCTAGCtatattttgcttcttttgtaCCCCTATGGTCACGGTTTTTCTTTATGATTAAAATCTTTATTGGACCGTTATtcagattaatttttttaaaaacaatttttgaaggGTTTGCTCTACCACATAGGTGGTGGTCTGGTAATCTTTGATGATTTGAATATCAATTCCAATTTTGTGTCATTGCCATTTACAGTTTTACTAAACAATAGCCTCTGGGTTGTTCATGCTTTTGCGAAAGGAAGGTCGTTGTTGGAGTCGCCAtgagcaactgattgatgaaacGAAGACAATACTCATTAGCATGCAATAGGGATGCAGACATGGCAACTTACTGTAAAGTGTGGGCATCAATCCAAAAGTCTTTAGAGAATGTTGGATGGAAGATTATCTTGGTTTTATCCATGACAAAGGAATTGGTGATTAAGATGCTTTGCTTAATTTTAA from Corylus avellana chromosome ca10, CavTom2PMs-1.0 includes:
- the LOC132162773 gene encoding disease resistance protein RUN1-like, with protein sequence MSSFMASSSSSSSFTRRWPYDVFLSFFRGQDNCNNFTAHLFKALCEARIYTYMDDKLREGEGISPEFLKAIKESRTSIVVLSTNYASSTWCLEELVKILECRETKQQIVLPVFYKVNPSDVRHQIKSFGETLAKHEHGFNKDTLHSWKASLNKVANLSGWHLKNRRMVGIFGIGGIGKTTMARAVYNSIAYQFKDSCFLANVRETSKQECGLVQLQETLLSEILCNSILKVGTIDRGINVIKERLRCRKVLLVLDDVDQLVQLETLSGENNWFGLGSRIIITTRDEHLLIKHKVDLRHKMNELDHNEALQLFSQHAFQSDKPNDDFVELTEHALRYAGGLPLALTVLGSDLYGKDIQYWKSALEKYKRIPEKNISEKLKISYDGLVESEQNIFLDIACFFKGKDAKYVTNILNSCGFSPDIGIKVLMDKSLITIDESNRLLMHDLLQDMGREIVHQESPKEPGKRSRLWFHEDVRYVLEENMNLQNMRIMALTKCNFLTKIPNVSEIPNLEEFTLSECNNLVEVHDSLGFLDKLSYLAVRLCSNLINLPRSLKLRSLEMLFLEGCSSLQKFPEIEIKMECLRDITLNNTAIKELPSSIGYLTGLRQLYLRDCKNLMRLPSSIIQLQHLEILSLANCSEHVELPTKIKDERQSMPSYVSVKGSEISSSTELLSLPLPTNSSILNDGCSSIGFPALTHLDLEDCHISKSDFLATLNCSSTLEHLFLSRSDIICLPACIRSLVGLKSLRLEDCKQLQEILELPPNIEDIDASGCVSLENFPEVSKIYQFNTSKLQALEWIDLSRCYKMLVNMGNQVANPSWDEGHLKDHVGGIIFPGNKIPNWFNYCNETSNSKSCEIDITGHLHLNEIKGIVVCVVMGTKPLISSEDPTTYIRVNIINEGVSTLIGDRGLNFIGSDHVWLEYFVLESSELKGDNLRVKFYSPSDSVLFKSCGAHLIHRHEEKANDHPGVLHEDINYHLDVPNEEIQNSVTYGIQLSKRRRDDEDHNLDSNWLIARYSGFSGLFAAFGFTLDASSSSRYY
- the LOC132163858 gene encoding small ribosomal subunit protein eS25-like, with amino-acid sequence MAPKKEKAPPPSSKPAKYGGGKQKKKKWSKGKQKEKVNNMILFDKATYDRLLTEVPKYKLITPSVLSDRLRVSGSLARRAIKDLMSRGSIRLVSAHASQLIYTRATNT